Proteins from a genomic interval of Candidatus Effluviviaceae Genus I sp.:
- a CDS encoding family 1 glycosylhydrolase, with the protein CPAEPATDSDGDRDAARQFDGLFNRWYLDPLFRGEYPADVIADRVRMGHLESSALPFVQAGDMATIGAPIDFLGINYYSRAVMRAGGQGNAVGVDVVPEDERTEMGWEVYPQGLTDILLRVHREYGPRRMYVTESGAAFQDAVGDNGRVSDPRRIDFLRRHMLAARRAIDAGVPLGGYFVWSLMDNFEWQYGYSKRFGLFRVDYDTCRRTAKESADWYRSTVALNAVEDDGPSAT; encoded by the coding sequence TGTCCCGCGGAGCCCGCGACCGACAGCGATGGTGACCGGGACGCCGCCCGGCAGTTCGACGGTCTCTTCAACCGATGGTATCTCGATCCGCTCTTCCGGGGCGAGTATCCCGCCGACGTCATCGCGGACAGGGTGCGGATGGGGCACCTCGAGTCGAGCGCGCTTCCGTTCGTGCAGGCGGGCGACATGGCGACCATCGGCGCGCCCATCGACTTCCTGGGCATCAACTACTACAGCAGGGCCGTCATGAGGGCCGGCGGGCAGGGGAACGCGGTCGGCGTCGACGTCGTCCCCGAGGACGAGCGCACGGAGATGGGATGGGAGGTCTATCCGCAGGGCCTCACCGACATCCTCCTGCGCGTGCACAGGGAGTACGGACCGCGGCGCATGTACGTCACCGAGAGCGGCGCGGCCTTCCAGGACGCGGTCGGCGACAACGGCCGTGTGTCGGACCCGCGTCGCATCGACTTCCTCCGCCGCCACATGCTCGCGGCGCGCCGGGCCATCGACGCCGGAGTCCCTCTCGGCGGCTACTTCGTCTGGTCGCTGATGGACAACTTCGAGTGGCAGTACGGATACTCCAAGCGCTTCGGTCTCTTCCGGGTCGACTACGACACGTGCCGGCGCACCGCGAAAGAGAGCGCCGACTGGTATCGCAGCACCGTGGCCCTGAACGCAGTCGAGGACGATGGTCCTTCGGCGACTTGA